A genome region from Hevea brasiliensis isolate MT/VB/25A 57/8 chromosome 9, ASM3005281v1, whole genome shotgun sequence includes the following:
- the LOC110654551 gene encoding PHD finger-like domain-containing protein 5A: MAKHHPDLIMCRKQPGIAIGRLCEKDDGKCVICDSYVRPCTLVRICDECNYGSFQGRCVICGGVGISDAYYCKECTQQEKDRDGCPKIVNLGSAKTDLFYERKKYGFKKR, from the coding sequence ATGGCCAAGCATCATCCTGATTTGATTATGTGCCGGAAGCAACCAGGAATTGCCATTGGAAGACTTTGTGAGAAAGATGATGGGAAATGTGTGATATGTGATTCCTATGTGCGTCCTTGCACACTGGTGCGAATTTGTGATGAGTGCAATTATGGATCCTTCCAAGGTCGATGTGTTATCTGTGGAGGGGTTGGTATATCCGATGCCTACTATTGCAAAGAGTGCACACAACAGGAGAAAGATAGGGATGGGTGTCCGAAAATTGTTAATTTAGGGAGCGCTAAAACAGATTTGTTTTATGAACGTAAGAAATATGGTTTTAAGAAAAGATGA
- the LOC110654546 gene encoding probable inactive receptor kinase At2g26730: MWMTFYASDQLFPTTNITRHIPFVSFLSPNSSFFIMNLILYFFLAAALFLHITFSTFVISINLDGYQPEERAALLQLRDSMTSSLDLHSNWTGPPCIANFSRWAGIVCSNWHVIHIVLEGIQLSGPLPPAFLYNISLLTKLSFRNNSVSGPLPNLTNLVHLESVLLSYNRFTGSIPSEYIELPNLERLEFQQNYLEGQIPSFDQKTLTDFNVSYNYFQGSIPPTETLRRFPESSYGHNLDLCGFPLKPCPVPPPAPSPPPPSPMRPGKDKKKKLEIWIVVLIAALAALVPLVVLLLVLCCYKRVQRKETAKEPQAGGGPAGWTEKKLTHSQSTKDPERKVELEFFERKIAVFDLDDLLRASAEVLGKGKHGTTYKANLESGDVVAVKRVKNMNGLSKNEFIQQVQLLGKLKHENLVQIISFYHSKEEKLIIYEFVPTGNLFELLHGNRGVGRVPLNWAARLSIIKDIAKGLAFLHRSLPSHKVPHANLKSSNVLIHQDGQSYRSKLTDYGFLPLLPSRKLSESLAIGRSPEFSQRKKLTHKTDVYCFGIILLEVITGRIPGEVSPRDDEIVEDLSDWVRTVVNNDWSADILDVEILPAREGHDEMLKLTEMALQCTDVTPETRPKMSEILGRIEDIEQKN; encoded by the exons ATGTGGATGACCTTTTACGCTTCAGATCAATTATTTCCAACTACCAATATCACCAGACAtatcccatttgtctcttttcttTCTCCAAACTCATCGTTCTTCATCATGAATTTAATTCTATACTTTTTTCTTGCAGCTGCACTGTTTCTGCATATTACATTTTCAACCTTCGTTATTTCCATCAACTTGGATGGGTATCAACCTGAAGAACGAGCTGCATTATTGCAGCTAAGGGATTCCATGACTTCCTCTTTAGACTTGCATTCAAATTGGACAGGACCACCTTGTATAGCAAATTTTAGCAGATGGGCTGGTATTGTTTGTTCTAATTGGCATGTAATTCACATTGTCCTTGAAGGAATCCAGCTTTCAGGTCCTCTCCCACCTGCATTCCTATATAACATTTCTTTATTGACTAAACTCAGCTTCAGAAACAATTCAGTCTCTGGACCACTTCCTAATCTCACCAATCTTGTTCACTTGGAATCTGTGCTCCTTTCATACAACCGATTTACTggttcaattccttctgagtACATTGAATTGCCAAATCTGGAACGTTTAGAGTTTCAGCAGAACTATTTAGAGGGTCAAATTCCGTCTTTTGATCAGAAAACATTGACAGATTTCAATGTTTCTTACAATTATTTTCAAGGCTCAATTCCCCCAACAGAGACTCTTCGAAGGTTCCCAGAGAGTTCCTACGGTCATAACTTGGATCTTTGTGGTTTTCCATTAAAGCCGTGCCCAGTTCCACCTCCAGCTCCATCACCACCTCCTCCTTCTCCTATGAGACCAGGGAAGGACAAGAAAAAGAAACTTGAAATTTGGATTGTTGTTTTAATTGCGGCACTGGCTGCCCTAGTTCCATTAGTGGTTTTGCTGCTTGTCCTGTGTTGTTACAAGAGGGTGCAAAGAAAAGAAACAGCAAAAGAACCACAAGCAG GGGGTGGCCCTGCAGGATGGACAGAAAAGAAATTGACACATTCCCAAAGCACAAAGGATCCTGAAAGAAAGGTGGAGCTCGAATTTTTTGAAAGAAAGATAGCCGTGTTTGACTTGGATGATTTGCTAAGGGCATCTGCTGAAGTGTTAGGCAAGGGGAAACATGGTACTACCTACAAAGCAAACTTGGAATCGGGTGATGTTGTTGCCGTTAAGAGAGTTAAAAACATGAACGGCTTGAGCAAGAATGAATTTATCCAGCAGGTGCAGCTTCTGGGAAAGCTGAAGCACGAAAACCTGGTGCAGATTATTTCTTTTTACCACTCCAAAGAGGAAAAGCTGATTATCTATGAATTTGTACCTACTGGCAATCTGTTTGAGCTATTGCATG GGAATAGAGGGGTTGGAAGAGTTCCTTTGAATTGGGCTGCAAGATTGTCTATAATCAAGGATATAGCAAAGGGCCTGGCATTCCTCCACCGATCGTTACCTTCTCACAAGGTGCCCCATGCTAACCTCAAATCATCTAATGTACTAATCCATCAAGATGGCCAAAGCTACCGCTCCAAGCTCACAGACTATGGCTTCTTGCCGCTGCTACCTTCTCGGAAATTGTCTGAGAGTCTGGCAATTGGCAGGTCACCAGAGTTCTCCCAAAGGAAGAAGCTGACACACAAAACGGATGTATACTGCTTTGGCATTATCCTACTAGAGGTCATTACTGGGAGGATACCGGGCGAGGTTTCGCCCAGAGATGATGAAATAGTTGAGGATCTTTCTGACTGGGTTCGGACGGTTGTTAACAATGATTGGTCTGCTGATATATTAGACGTAGAGATATTGCCAGCAAGAGAAGGCCATGATGAGATGTTGAAGCTTACAGAGATGGCTCTCCAGTGTACAGATGTGACACCAGAGACACGGCCAAAAATGAGCGAAATATTGGGAAGGATAGAAGATATAGagcaaaaaaattga
- the LOC110654549 gene encoding probable aquaporin TIP3-2, whose translation MPRRYALGRAEEATNPDSMRAALAEFVSTLIFVFAGEGSVLALDKLYRETEPPASGLVMIALAHALALFSAVSASINISGGHVNPAVTFGALVGGRISVLRAFYYWVAQLLGAIVASLLLRLVTNGMRPVGFYVASGVGEVHGLIMEMVMTFGLVYTVYATAVDPKRGSLGIIAPLAIGFIVGANILVGGPFDGASMNPARAFGPALVGWRWRNHWIYWLGPFVGGGLAALIYEYTVIPTDPLPHHTHHQPLAPEDY comes from the exons ATGCCTAGAAGATATGCACTTGGGAGGGCAGAAGAGGCCACCAACCCTGACTCCATGAGAGCTGCATTAGCTGAATTCGTCTCCACTCTTATCTTCGTCTTCGCTGGTGAAGGCTCCGTCCTTGCTCTTG ATAAATTGTATAGGGAAACTGAACCTCCGGCTTCAGGACTGGTGATGATTGCGCTTGCACATGCATTGGCACTGTTTTCTGCTGTTTCAGCCAGCATCAACATATCAGGTGGTCATGTGAATCCTGCTGTTACCTTTGGAGCTCTCGTTGGAGGAAGGATCTCAGTCCTACGCGCTTTCTATTACTGGGTTGCTCAGCTTCTTGGCGCTATTGTCGCTTCTCTCTTGTTGAGGCTCGTCACTAATGGCATG AGACCAGTGGGATTCTATGTAGCATCAGGGGTTGGAGAGGTGCATGGCCTTATAATGGAAATGGTAATGACATTTGGACTGGTTTACACCGTGTATGCTACAGCCGTTGATCCCAAAAGGGGAAGCTTGGGAATCATTGCCCCTCTAGCCATCGGGTTCATTGTTGGGGCCAACATTTTAGTTGGGGGTCCTTTCGATGGAGCATCAATGAACCCAGCAAGGGCATTTGGGCCTGCCCTAGTTGGGTGGAGATGGAGGAACCACTGGATCTACTGGCTCGGTCCTTTCGTTGGAGGGGGCTTAGCGGCACTCATATACGAGTACACGGTGATCCCAACAGATCCATTACCACATCATACTCATCATCAACCTTTGGCTCCTGAAGACTACTAG
- the LOC110654547 gene encoding uncharacterized protein LOC110654547 isoform X1: MLLALVSFPSCLSLSQQQPCRSNYLPRCIIAFKDVRKPRNRITRPQILPSTFGDAFGFRVFVLSDLHTDYPENLKWVNSLSSKRHKRDILLVAGDVAETCNNFFFTMSLLKDRFQHVFYVPGNHDLWCRWEQDHFLDSLEKLNKLLDACRGLGVETKPMAIEGLGIIPLFSWYHESFDREQDITSIRIPSLEMACKDFRACKWPQELSSRDTSLALYFDAMNEENEDKIKVIQKTCCQIITFSHFVPRQELCPEKRMLFYPNLPKIIGSDCLEVRIRSIHGTKGNASACHVFGHTHFCWDAMLDGIRYVQAPLAYPRERKRRMNGGETWLPFCIYSDGNFADRLSPCYWSDYYAANPRAPHNTELAPWVARFYNRL, translated from the exons ATGTTGCTTGCATTGGTATCTTTCCCCTCTTGCCTGAGCTTATCTCAGCAGCAGCCTTGCCGTTCAAATTATCTTCCCAGATGTATAATCGCTTTTAAAGACGTAAGGAAGCCTCGCAATCGCATTACACGGCCTCAGATATTGCCATCCACTTTTGGAGATGCTTTTGGGTTCCGGGTTTTTGTGCTTTCTGACTTGCACACTGACTACCCTGAGAATCTGAAATGGGTCAACAGCTTGTCATCTAAGAGGCACAAAAGAGATATTCTTCTCGTTGCTGGTGATGTTGCTGAGACATGTAACAACTTTTTCTTCACTATGTCCCTTTTGAAGGATAGATTTCAACATGTCTTCTATGTTCCTGGAAATCATGATCTCTGGTGTCGTTGGGAGCAAGACCATTTT CTTGATTCTCTTGAAAAGCTGAATAAATTGCTTGATGCATGTAGAGGACTTGGAGTTGAGACTAAACCAATGGCTATTGAGGGCTTGGGAATCATACCTTTGTTTTCTTGGTACCATGAG AGTTTTGATAGAGAGCAGGACATCACTAGCATCAGAATTCCGTCTCTAGAGATG GCATGCAAGGACTTCCGTGCATGCAAGTGGCCACAGGAACTTTCAAGCAGAGAtacctcccttgctctctattttGATGCAATGAATGAAGAAAATGAGGATAAAATCAAGGTTATCCAGAAGACTTGTTGCCAAATAATCACATTTTCTCACTTTGTTCCCAG GCAAGAGCTCTGTCCAGAGAAGAGGATGCTATTCTATCCAAACCTCCCAAAAATCATTGGTTCTGATTGTCTTGAGGTTCGCATAAGATCAATACATGGAACTAAGGGGAATGCATCTGCATGCCATGTGTTCGGTCATACCCATTTTTGTTGGGATGCTATGCTGGATGGTATCAG GTATGTACAGGCACCATTGGCATACCCCAGGGAAAGGAAGAGGAGGATGAATGGGGGTGAAACTTGGCTGCCATTTTGTATCTATTCTGATGGGAATTTCGCTGATAGACTCTCACCTTGTTATTGGTCTGATTATTATGCAGCCAATCCAAGAGCACCTCATAACACCGAACTTGCTCCGTGGGTTGCCAGATTCTATAACCGACTGTAA
- the LOC110654547 gene encoding uncharacterized protein LOC110654547 isoform X2, translating into MLLALVSFPSCLSLSQQQPCRSNYLPRCIIAFKDVRKPRNRITRPQILPSTFGDAFGFRVFVLSDLHTDYPENLKWVNSLSSKRHKRDILLVAGDVAETCNNFFFTMSLLKDRFQHVFYVPGNHDLWCRWEQDHFLDSLEKLNKLLDACRGLGVETKPMAIEGLGIIPLFSWYHESFDREQDITSIRIPSLEMACKDFRACKWPQELSSRDTSLALYFDAMNEENEDKIKVIQKTCCQIITFSHFVPRQELCPEKRMLFYPNLPKIIGSDCLEVRIRSIHGTKGNASACHVFGHTHFCWDAMLDGIRLRYLGSDMGFFSTAWSKPGSNFSMY; encoded by the exons ATGTTGCTTGCATTGGTATCTTTCCCCTCTTGCCTGAGCTTATCTCAGCAGCAGCCTTGCCGTTCAAATTATCTTCCCAGATGTATAATCGCTTTTAAAGACGTAAGGAAGCCTCGCAATCGCATTACACGGCCTCAGATATTGCCATCCACTTTTGGAGATGCTTTTGGGTTCCGGGTTTTTGTGCTTTCTGACTTGCACACTGACTACCCTGAGAATCTGAAATGGGTCAACAGCTTGTCATCTAAGAGGCACAAAAGAGATATTCTTCTCGTTGCTGGTGATGTTGCTGAGACATGTAACAACTTTTTCTTCACTATGTCCCTTTTGAAGGATAGATTTCAACATGTCTTCTATGTTCCTGGAAATCATGATCTCTGGTGTCGTTGGGAGCAAGACCATTTT CTTGATTCTCTTGAAAAGCTGAATAAATTGCTTGATGCATGTAGAGGACTTGGAGTTGAGACTAAACCAATGGCTATTGAGGGCTTGGGAATCATACCTTTGTTTTCTTGGTACCATGAG AGTTTTGATAGAGAGCAGGACATCACTAGCATCAGAATTCCGTCTCTAGAGATG GCATGCAAGGACTTCCGTGCATGCAAGTGGCCACAGGAACTTTCAAGCAGAGAtacctcccttgctctctattttGATGCAATGAATGAAGAAAATGAGGATAAAATCAAGGTTATCCAGAAGACTTGTTGCCAAATAATCACATTTTCTCACTTTGTTCCCAG GCAAGAGCTCTGTCCAGAGAAGAGGATGCTATTCTATCCAAACCTCCCAAAAATCATTGGTTCTGATTGTCTTGAGGTTCGCATAAGATCAATACATGGAACTAAGGGGAATGCATCTGCATGCCATGTGTTCGGTCATACCCATTTTTGTTGGGATGCTATGCTGGATGGTATCAG GCTACGTTATCTTGGGTCTGATATGGGATTCTTCTCTACTGCCTGGAGTAAACCAGGATCCAATTTTTCAATGTATTGA
- the LOC110654552 gene encoding alpha-galactosidase isoform X3: MACSSGTSMVAVVSFFFFFFIILLLDADSTVTAARPAMEEFHSLHDFRRNLLANGLGLTPPMGWNSWNHFHCDIEEQLIRETADAMVSTGLAGLGYHYINLDDCWAELNRDSQGNLVPRASTFPSGIKALADYVHKKGLKLGIYSDAGTQTCSKTMPGSLGHEEQDAKTFASWGIDYLKYDNCNNDGTSPKVRYPVMSKALLNSGRPIFFSLCEWGQEDPATWASGIGNSWRTTGDISDKWESMISRADENDKWASHAGPGGWNDPDMLEVGNGGMETEEYRSHFSIWALAKAPLLIGCDVRSMSNETYEILSNKEVIEINQDKLGVQGKKVKKDGDLEVWSGPLSDGKVALVLWNRGSSKATVTAHWSDIGLQPTALVDARDLWQAWLLEISSSVSLPYNEDALKSMGGNEVY; the protein is encoded by the exons ATGGCTTGTTCATCCGGGACTTCGATGGTGGCGGtggtttctttcttcttcttcttcttcatcatcttaCTCTTAGATGCTGATTCTACTGTAACTGCTGCTCGTCCCGCCATGGAGGAATTCCACTCCTTGCACGACTTTCGTAGGAATCTATTGGCAAATGGACTCGGTCTTACACCACCCATGGG GTGGAATAGTTGGAACCACTTTCACTGCGATATTGAAGAGCAATTGATTAGGGAAACAG CGGATGCGATGGTGTCCACTGGACTTGCTGGACTAGGATACCACTACATAAACTTGG ATGATTGCTGGGCTGAACTGAACAGAGACTCTCAG GGAAACTTGGTTCCTAGAGCTTCAACATTTCCCTCTGGAATAAAGGCACTGGCAGATTATGTTCATAAGAAAGGCTTAAAGTTAGGGATTTACTCCGATGCTGG TACTCAGACATGCAGTAAAACAATGCCTGGATCATTGGGCCACGAGGAACAAGATGCAAAAACCTTTGCTTCCTGG GGAATAGACTATTTGAAGTATGATAATTGTAACAATGATGGCACGAGTCCAAAAGTGAG ATATCCAGTTATGAGCAAGGCATTATTAAACTCAGGAAGGCCTATCTTCTTTTCTCTGTGCGAATG GGGACAAGAGGACCCTGCAACTTGGGCCTCAGGTATTGGAAATAGTTGGAGAACAACAGGAGACATTTCTGATAAGTGGGAAAG CATGATTTCTCGTGCAGATGAAAACGATAAATGGGCATCACATGCCGGACCTGGAGGTTGGAATG ATCCTGACATGCTCGAAGTTGGAAATGGAGGAATGGAAACGGAGGAGTATCGATCCCATTTCAGCATTTGGGCATTAGCCAAG GCTCCTCTTTTAATTGGGTGTGATGTTCGATCCATGAGCAATGAAACATACGAAATATTAAGCAACAAAGAAGTGATTGAAATTAATCAag ATAAACTTGGAGTTCAAGGGAAAAAGGTTAAAAAAGATGGGGATCTAGAG GTTTGGAGTGGTCCTCTTAGTGATGGGAAAGTTGCGCTAGTGCTGTGGAATAGAGGTTCTTCTAAAGCCACAGTTACTGCACACTGGTCTGACATTGGCCTTCAGCCAACAGCACTTGTCGATGCTCGTGACTTGTGGCAG GCTTGGCTTCTCGAAATTAGTTCCTCCGTCTCTCTACCGTATAATGAAGACGCCTTGAAAAGCATGGGAGGAAACGAAGTATATTAA
- the LOC110654552 gene encoding alpha-galactosidase isoform X2, translating into MACSSGTSMVAVVSFFFFFFIILLLDADSTVTAARPAMEEFHSLHDFRRNLLANGLGLTPPMGWNSWNHFHCDIEEQLIRETADAMVSTGLAGLGYHYINLDDCWAELNRDSQGNLVPRASTFPSGIKALADYVHKKGLKLGIYSDAGTQTCSKTMPGSLGHEEQDAKTFASWGIDYLKYDNCNNDGTSPKVRYPVMSKALLNSGRPIFFSLCEWGQEDPATWASGIGNSWRTTGDISDKWESMISRADENDKWASHAGPGGWNDPDMLEVGNGGMETEEYRSHFSIWALAKAPLLIGCDVRSMSNETYEILSNKEVIEINQDKLGVQGKKVKKDGDLEVWSGPLSDGKVALVLWNRGSSKATVTAHWSDIGLQPTALVDARDLWQHSTQASIKGQISADLDSHACKMYVLTPQNSVGAQN; encoded by the exons ATGGCTTGTTCATCCGGGACTTCGATGGTGGCGGtggtttctttcttcttcttcttcttcatcatcttaCTCTTAGATGCTGATTCTACTGTAACTGCTGCTCGTCCCGCCATGGAGGAATTCCACTCCTTGCACGACTTTCGTAGGAATCTATTGGCAAATGGACTCGGTCTTACACCACCCATGGG GTGGAATAGTTGGAACCACTTTCACTGCGATATTGAAGAGCAATTGATTAGGGAAACAG CGGATGCGATGGTGTCCACTGGACTTGCTGGACTAGGATACCACTACATAAACTTGG ATGATTGCTGGGCTGAACTGAACAGAGACTCTCAG GGAAACTTGGTTCCTAGAGCTTCAACATTTCCCTCTGGAATAAAGGCACTGGCAGATTATGTTCATAAGAAAGGCTTAAAGTTAGGGATTTACTCCGATGCTGG TACTCAGACATGCAGTAAAACAATGCCTGGATCATTGGGCCACGAGGAACAAGATGCAAAAACCTTTGCTTCCTGG GGAATAGACTATTTGAAGTATGATAATTGTAACAATGATGGCACGAGTCCAAAAGTGAG ATATCCAGTTATGAGCAAGGCATTATTAAACTCAGGAAGGCCTATCTTCTTTTCTCTGTGCGAATG GGGACAAGAGGACCCTGCAACTTGGGCCTCAGGTATTGGAAATAGTTGGAGAACAACAGGAGACATTTCTGATAAGTGGGAAAG CATGATTTCTCGTGCAGATGAAAACGATAAATGGGCATCACATGCCGGACCTGGAGGTTGGAATG ATCCTGACATGCTCGAAGTTGGAAATGGAGGAATGGAAACGGAGGAGTATCGATCCCATTTCAGCATTTGGGCATTAGCCAAG GCTCCTCTTTTAATTGGGTGTGATGTTCGATCCATGAGCAATGAAACATACGAAATATTAAGCAACAAAGAAGTGATTGAAATTAATCAag ATAAACTTGGAGTTCAAGGGAAAAAGGTTAAAAAAGATGGGGATCTAGAG GTTTGGAGTGGTCCTCTTAGTGATGGGAAAGTTGCGCTAGTGCTGTGGAATAGAGGTTCTTCTAAAGCCACAGTTACTGCACACTGGTCTGACATTGGCCTTCAGCCAACAGCACTTGTCGATGCTCGTGACTTGTGGCAG CACTCAACTCAAGCGTCAATTAAAGGCCAGATATCAGCTGATTTGGATTCTCATGCTTGTAAAATGTATGTGTTAACACCCCAGAATTCTGTTGGggctcaaaattaa
- the LOC110654552 gene encoding pentatricopeptide repeat-containing protein At4g21065 isoform X1, which yields MQKTHSLLLNSKRPLYLWNLKVLNSINDGLFSDTLYLYSSMLRSGVHGNHFTFPMVLKACSNINSVLHGTMIHSHVHQLGFQQHVFVQTALLNMYSKCDELESSRKVFDKMPVRTVVSWNSIISAYCRCSLVDEATFLLHEMRVLGFKPSSTTFLSFLPTCVLQQGLSIKCCAYKFGLLNIREIPLANAVMKMYVKYGQVHEARSIFDLMHEKSVISWTTVIDGYVGIGNVTEAFSLFNQMRTSIRPDFIVFMSLISGCAQEGNLLVASTIHSPIVKCGFDNEDPIDNLLVRMYANCEDLVSARRVFDMAHEKSVFLWTSMIRGYTHLGYPLEALELFKTLLGTAIKPDEATVTTVLSACADLGSLNVGEEIEGYILANGLHSNLQVQTSFMRMLCKCGNLEKAKAVFERLSTKDLAAWSSMINGYAIHGMGEEALSLFHKMQKTEMIKPDAAIYTSILLACSHSGLIEDGLKFFQSMQMDFGIEPSIEHYTCLVDLLGRAGKLELALKTIKELPVKVQAKAWAPFLSACRKHSKLELGEFAARKLFDLNPGSVGNYVVMANLYAHAGKWKEAAVTRRLLDDRGLVKESGWSYIEINGSVHVFVAGDRSHYQLGDIYNKLEELNAKLLEAGYIPEADNVVHDLEKEEKEESLKVHSERLAIAFGLISTEAGTTLRIIKNLRTCDDCHSALKCISKITGRHLIVRDGQRFHHFESGSCSCKDFW from the coding sequence ATGCAGAAGACCCACTCACTATTATTGAACTCCAAGAGACCTCTCTACCTGTGGAACCTCAAGGTTCTCAACTCGATCAATGATGGCCTCTTCTCTGATACACTCTACCTCTATTCTTCCATGTTGCGGAGTGGCGTTCATGGCAATCACTTCACGTTTCCTATGGTCCTAAAAGCCTGCTCTAATATCAACTCCGTACTCCACGGTACTATGATTCATTCCCATGTACACCAACTGGGGTTTCAACAACATGTATTTGTGCAGACAGCTCTTCTAAATATGTACTCCAAATGCGATGAACTCGAGTCTTCAAGGAAAGTGTTCGATAAAATGCCTGTGAGAACTGTTGTTTCTTGGAACTCCATCATCTCTGCTTATTGTCGTTGTTCTTTGGTTGATGAGGCCACTTTTCTGTTACACGAAATGCGTGTTCTTGGTTTCAAACCTAGCTCCACTACGTTTCTTAGTTTTCTGCCTACTTGCGTTCTTCAACAAGGCTTATCAATCAAATGCTGCGCATATAAATTTGGACTTCTAAATATTCGGGAAATTCCTTTAGCTAATGCCGTCATGAAGATGTATGTTAAATATGGTCAGGTTCATGAAGCTCGCTCAATTTTTGATTTGATGCATGAGAAGTCGGTCATTTCTTGGACAACAGTTATCGATGGTTATGTGGGTATTGGTAACGTCACTGAAGCATTCAGCTTGTTTAATCAAATGAGAACAAGCATTAGACCAGACTTTATAGTCTTCATGAGCCTTATTTCAGGTTGTGCGCAAGAGGGGAATTTGTTGGTTGCTTCAACAATTCATTCTCCCATAGTTAAATGTGGATTTGATAATGAAGATCCGATTGACAACTTGCTTGTGAGAATGTATGCAAACTGTGAAGACCTTGTCTCAGCTCGAAGAGTATTTGATATGGCACATGAAAAAAGTGTCTTCTTGTGGACTTCTATGATTAGAGGGTATACTCACTTGGGTTATCCTCTTGAAGCTTTGGAACTTTTCAAGACATTGTTAGGTACAGCTATTAAGCCAGATGAAGCAACCGTGACAACTGTCCTTTCAGCTTGTGCTGATTTGGGTTCGCTCAATGTGGGCGAAGAGATTGAAGGGTACATTTTGGCTAACGGTTTGCACTCAAATCTACAAGTCCAAACCTCTTTTATGCGCATGCTCTGTAAATGTGGGAATTTAGAGAAGGCAAAGGCAGTATTTGAGAGATTATCAACAAAAGATTTAGCTGCTTGGAGTTCCATGATAAATGGTTATGCCATCCATGGTATGGGAGAGGAAGCTCTCAGTCTCTTTCACAAGATGCAAAAAACGGAAATGATAAAGCCAGATGCTGCTATCTACACAAGCATATTACTGGCTTGCAGCCATTCAGGATTGATTGAAGATGGATTGAAATTTTTTCAAAGCATGCAAATGGATTTTGGAATTGAACCCAGTATAGAACATTATACCTGCTTGGTAGATCTTCTTGGCAGAGCTGGTAAGCTTGAATTGGCATTGAAAACAATCAAAGAGTTGCCTGTCAAAGTACAAGCTAAGGCATGGGCTCCATTTCTCAGCGCATGCAGAAAACATAGCAAGCTTGAGCTGGGGGAGTTTGCTGCTAGAAAGCTGTTTGATTTGAATCCTGGAAGCGTCGGCAATTATGTTGTAATGGCCAATTTATATGCACATGCAGGTAAGTGGAAGGAGGCTGCGGTGACAAGACGGTTGTTGGATGACAGAGGATTGGTTAAAGAATCAGGTTGGAGCTATATAGAGATCAATGGTTCTGTCCATGTTTTTGTTGCTGGAGATCGATCACACTATCAGTTGGGTGATATCTATAACAAATTAGAGGAACTAAATGCTAAACTTTTAGAAGCTGGGTATATTCCAGAAGCAGATAACGTGGTTCATGACTTGGAAAAGGAAGAGAAGGAGGAATCATTGAAAGTTCATAGTGAGAGACTGGCTATAGCATTTGGTCTCATCAGTACTGAGGCAGGTACAACTCTGAGGATTATAAAAAACCTACGAACTTGTGATGATTGTCATTCTGCTTTGAAATGCATCTCAAAAATTACAGGAAGGCATCTTATTGTGAGAGATGGTCAACGCTTCCACCATTTTGAATCTGGTTCCTGTTCATGCAAGGATTTCTGGTGA